The nucleotide window GGCATATGTAGCTCGCAATACTGGAATACATAAAGCCACTATAAAGCGGGACTCCCAATATTTTCGTGAAACCTGGTTCTGGATAACTCCAAGATCCCATATGTACTTTATAAATTTCAAGAACAAGTCCAATTACATGAAAAATCATGATGACTTTAAGTTCATCCCAAGTTTCCAAACCAAATTTAATTAACAGCAGCTGAGCGATAATACAAATCAACAAAAGTAAATCATACCGAGCAACAAAAGGAATATCTAGCAATTTTGTTAACGCGAGTGAAATAAAAATAATTCCCGGGAAAATACAACAAAGCGCTTGTTTCCAAGTAAAAGTCCAAAGCAAGCGGAAAAATGCCATTAAAAAACCTCTTCTCATTCTTTTCTTTAGTTTACCAAAAAAGTCTAAAGAAATGGACAAGAAAAGGTTAATTAAGTTCGTTTTGGTAATTAATATTTCGAAAGGGCTTCTCATTTTCAAAAAATAAGGATGCGGAATCAAGCTCTTTAAGTAGCGAGAAAACGCGATGTTCCTCGTTTTGAAGTAACTTAGTTAGCTGGAAAAGCGCATAAGGGATATTGGCGACTAAATAATGATTAGCTTGATTCGTTTTTGCAAAGCTGTTTCGGTACGCTGCGAGCTGTGTTATTTCATGGCTAGTTAAATAAGGCATATCAGTTGGGAGCACAATGAAATTAGCTTGATCATACTGTTTGGCAGCA belongs to Listeria ivanovii subsp. ivanovii and includes:
- a CDS encoding molybdenum cofactor guanylyltransferase — protein: MKNAKVNVGIILAGGKSSRFGEPKAFFRDKASGKTWIEMTVNKLAPYCVQIFISANKANYQELTILFRDEATIQIVPDDPAYLDYGPLGGIYAVMLAAKQYDQANFIVLPTDMPYLTSHEITQLAAYRNSFAKTNQANHYLVANIPYALFQLTKLLQNEEHRVFSLLKELDSASLFFENEKPFRNINYQNELN